ACTTTCATACCCTGAAAGATGCCCCCTGGGGGTTGTATTTTTCAATCCACCCATACtgtgtttattttttggggGCTGGGGGCAGAAGAGTTGTTAGACCATAATTATTCTAAGAGAGCAGAATTACactaataaattttacattCTTTAATTGTCTATTATTTTCTGCCCATTTTTATGCATAAATTTTCTACTCAGCATATTTCTCTCTCTGATATATATTCTCATACATTATTTCATGCCAATTTGCTTTCTACTCATTGTAGAGAAGTTCTCCACCATAATAATGTGAAGAGGGTAAAAGGAGTACGAGAGAATTATACTGTAATGGGATAAACTGTATAGCTTAGCCTCCTTATGTATATACCACTAGGTTAACAGTGCAGTACAAAACAGTACAAAATACATTTGTGCAATATATCCATATATTCTCGAATCTCAATAACCTAAAGTTGACTCTTAACTCTTGACACTAACAACTCTTAACACCCCCTCAAGCTGAAGCATAGATTTTAATGATACTGAGCTTGTTTCAAATGACATCATAGCATACCCAAGTCAAAGCCTTTGTGAATAAATTTGTAAGTTGGTCAATGCTCACTTGTCCTAATATGGGATGTAAATATAAGTTTTTGCAAATTTTCTCTTGGACAAAATGACAATCTACGTCGTCATGCTTTATACTTATGACATATTGGATTTGATGAGATGAATATGGCAGCCTGGTTATCACATCACAATCTCTGAATTTCGGTAGGGGTAGACTATCAAATCCAATCTCATCTAACATCTATCTTACCCACATAAGTTTGCAATTAGTTTGAATCATAGCAGGGTATTCTACTTCTCTACTTGATCTTGCTACCACATTTTGCTTCTTATTCTTCTGAGAGAATTATCTCACAAAAAGACAGTATCTTGGGGTGGATTTTTAATCTGTAAGGGGTCTTGccaatttgtttttgaaaaggCTTTAACTTGCAAGTGGTCATGATCCCTAATAAAGATTAATTAGATAAGTTGAACCTTTTCCATTGCATGAATCTACATTGTTATCTGTCTCATCTTGTCAAGCCGAGAAGCCCAAGTCAAATATATATCTCctctagaattttttttaataagaaaaattacatgAGACCATTTGTTGTGTAtcagatgaaaataaaattatttttatggttGATTTAGTACAGGTCTATGCATTTATAAGGTCAAGTTGTCTTAGATTCGTAAATGTGCCATTATTAAATGAGGCAATCTTTTTCATCTTATTCTATTTTTGCTCAACTAAATTGCTGGCTTTTAGGTTGCTGTTTTGAAGGAGCACTTCTCACCATACGGTGAACTTTCTGCCGTAGAGCTAGAAGACGTGCAAGTTAATGATAGTAGCCAACAAGAAGCTCATATAACTTTCACTACTCGTTGGGCAGCTGAGAGGGCATTTATTAATGGTAAATGCTGGAATGACCACAATCTAAAGTTCACGTGGCTGACACCTACTAGTTCTAGTTCTAGTAATGCTACTGGTAGCAGAGAACCTTCTCTATCTGCTCCCAAGGAGCCCTTAGATTCAGATGACCATTCTGAAGAAAAATTAGACAACTCTGTGAACCAAGAATCAATTGTATCAGATGCTGAGCATAAAAATTCAGAAACTAATAATGGTTTGGAGCTTGTGGAAAGGGAACCAAGTGAAGATCCCCAGTCTACCACAAGGCAAGTTTCTTCTCCCAAACAATCACCTGAGGGCAATTTCTGTTGAGGATCTACTAATGATCAGATTTGTACAGCAGggtaaaattttaaatctatcaaactctaattttcaggggcctattttttttttcaatttctgaAAATTTATCATTCCATGTTTCCTTTTTAAATGCTTGAGACTTGtaaatttccttcttttttgctgCTTCCTGTATTTGGCGGTATTAGTTGAATGGTGCATCATGTTGTTTCTCAGCTTGGGTAGTTCACTTCTAGGATAAAAGTTTTGAAGTTCAAAATTCTGTTAAAAGCCATTGAACGGTTACATAACAAATATTCAGAAACCCATTTCCCTTTATGGCTGAAGTTactgtaaaaatataattggagCGGTTAGTCACTTTGTTTGATGTCACTATCCTTTAAATGTTTGTTTCATTTCTACctattcttttaatttgattcaatACTCTTTAAACTGAAACTgagtaatatataaaaactgATTATTAGTTAAAGACTCTTAAACTGAGACATTTGGCCAACGGCACAGTGGTCATCATCCGATTGAAGATTCAAaagttttcattatttttttatacctttAAATTAATACCTATAGGATTCAAAAGTTGACCATAATGTGTTAAATGAAGGTTTTAATATCACTATAATCAAGTTTTAATCAAACGATTACGATGACGTGatctttgtttttaaaaaatattctgcaacttattttaataaaggtTATTTAATGTTAGAAAAACGCCTACAGatctttatttgattagaaaaaataatagggcataaaaaataaaataaaaaacccgGGTCCAATTATCCTTCAACTTAAAAGTATCATTTTTCGAATATTAAGGAAGATAGAAAGGGGCAAGATATGGAAATGAGTACTAAATAGTTGTAAGGGGATCATTGTAATACCATAAAACTTTGACTCAtccaaaatgaatatatattttagaagaTAAAATGGTTCTACTTGATTCGGAAGATTATCTCCATGATAGGATAATTGTGgtccacacaaaaaaaaaaaaaaaagtgtaataacaataattattgattaaaaatcaaatcaataattaatattgtaaataattttaaattgtgatatatatatatatatatatatatatatatatatatataatttttttcagaaTTCTCATCAATAactgtaaatatattttattttttaatacacatTTTCAGTTTAAAAGAGGTAAATCCATTCGACCccgtataaaaaaaaacatttgaccaaaaataaaatttaattttttaataaaaatttatgaaaaactgCTCATCATATTAAATCTACGTCGCAAGTGTCTTAACAACGCATTCTAACTTTTAAGTAGACAATgtttaaaatcttaaataagtaaaaaataaaaaaaaataaaaaaagaggttgGACTAAGTAAAGTTTTAAGGAAAATAACTTCTAAAATGTAACTATTTCAGgggaacttaaaaaaaaactacgaGCATTTGATATCAACTTTTCCTTCTTAAATAAGAATACACTATCCAAGAAATTATAATATGAAGCTAATTTTTTAgtccaaaaaattataaaataaaccttaaagctcttatttttaagtttaactTTAAAGTTaccttgtatttattttataaaaaagtcaaCACACTACCTTGGATTTTATCAAATTACAATATTGAGAAGAGCTTCAGATGCCAACATATATTCACCAGATATTTTGTAAATAAGCAGTTATAAAAGGGGTCTCAAAATGGAGGAAAACAAGTAAATCCTAATCAGAATGttaaatgaaacaaattgcTAAATTGTCTGTGCAGTGAATACAGGCTCAGAATGGTATAATAAAGCATTGAAGCTACTCAGGATCACAAGTCTACTTTTTAGAATGatgcaaaaaattatgattCGTAACACTCAAAATGTACAATGACATATAGGCAAGCCAGCAGTtccaaaatatgaaaattgCCAATTGCTATCATCAATTCAAAGTAAAAGGACAACAAGAAAAGCATATGAAACGTTGTAACCTAAGAAATCCTCAAGCAAATATTACTTGCTGATAGTTGTGACCAAAGTAATGAACATTTCTCAAGCAAAATGTATATTTCCTTTCTTATCTTACATTTTATCCATATTCACAATTCCAAATCCCATGACAAATCAAGCTTTACCAGTTATTgtcataacaaaaatattaagttaTTCAATTGTTTTAAAGTATGAGAACTGAAATCCTATCATCtcaaaagaaggagaaaatataTCATCCCAATAAGAAATTGTTATGTTTCATTCACCTATTCAAATGAGGGTTTTGACACTAATCCCCTGTACTACTTATATTCTTCTAATTTTTCCCTTCTTTCAAGCATAGATTGCAGTATTGCATAAATCAATGAAATAAACAAACCGTCATTTCACATTCTCCCAAACATCTTCCATGTCCATACAACTTCTatcatttttgttataattgaaaacagaatctACTATAAGCTAAACTCGACAGAACTTACATCCCCTGATACTACACTTTCAGAAGATTGCTCAGCTGGAAATAAGCTAAACATAACCTCCATGCACCTCTCAACATGGCATAGCTGACCCAGATGCATCCACAGAATCTTCATCTAAGCACTTGTGGAGACCTTTCCAGCATGAAATACATAACAAGCTTTTGTAGTAGGCACTAGACTCTTTGTATAAAGTAAAGGAAGACAAGTGATTACTCACATCTCCAAATAGTTTCTCAAGCCTAAAGTTTGAATACACTTTTACAAGGTTGGTCTGCTAGATGATTTAGCAGACATGACTGCAAATTTCTTTCAAGTGTCCTGAACCTGGAAAAGTCAGATAGCTAATCATGAAAAGTTAGCAGTGAATCAAATTGATTTGCATGAGCAATTGCAAACATTATGCATTCCTCCCTTAGAGTTCCACATTCTTACAAGCAGAATTTTTTGGTAACAACTCAGCAACTTTGGCCTCATATCTCATACAACATCTAATACTTGACCCCCAATCCAAGCTTGGCAACCTGGGAGCTCTAGAAAGGCACCTTAATACAGCAATCACTCTTCTGATATGTACAATAGTACCTGGCTGAACTTAGATAAGACCAAAAATGGGAACAATGAGAACAGAATAATGAAAAACATACAACATAACTATTGTAGTAGACTTGTTTTAAATAGAGGATGAATATTGGAAGTTTATCATAAACAGCCATGCCAAAATCTAGAAAAGAGAGTTAACTAGAAGAATCAGAAGcaattatcatataaaatacAGTTTCATGTAACAGTAAGGCACAAAACAATGTAAAAGATGTTGTAACACAAAGATGAATATCATAGAATAaccaaaagcaacaaaaatTCAAGATGATTTAATGTTTAATCACAACAATTAAAAATGACATGCATATACAAAACAAGGCATTCAATTCACTTACAAGACCCCTGACCAAATGCCACCAAGGGGAAAAAAGATATTTGGTAGTTTGGCCTgtttaacaaaacaaataaaaacagaagTTATTATAGTAATAGTAATACTAAAATCATTGGCATTCAATGATTTCAGCATTGTTATTGCATTTCAAAATGGAGGAAAAAtgaaattcatcaaatttaaacatattaCTATTCATCAATGATCAGAATACTGTGATATGTACCATATGATTTTTAACAGAAACTAAACTTCGAAACCCAAGAACTAGCTTCATGTGAATgcttaacaaaattatatataatcaacACATAATGAGTTATAGATTTTAAGCTGCTTTTGTAGTTAGTTTGATTTCCAACTCctatacatgaaacaaaaactctttagataattcaaaaaaaaaaaagagaaagaaaaagtaaacaTCAACTTAGAAATTAAATTGCAAAGGAGCACATGCTTCCTATCAAGAACTGGAAGGTAATAAACAGAggaaaaaatacttcaaaacaAGGACACACAAACACATAACAATTTACACAAAATATGAGCAAAAGATCTACCTCGGTGTATTTGAAATCCAAAAGCCACAAATTAACTTCACACTCCTATCACCATCAACCCCCAAAAGTTCCTTGAACCATAAATGGTGTTGAAGGAAGGAGATTACCCAAGAAGCAAACTGTAGTAACTGAAGATTATCTGCAAGGAGAAATCCCTCCACAGCATAGTGATCCTTATATGCCATGCCATGTTAAATGGGTAGATAAGATTTTGGATATAGTCCTATATTGGACAGATTTAGACTTCAAGCATATCGTGACCCAACATCTCATCATCTTGTTCCATAGCTTTCTGCAATCCATGGATCACATACTTGCATGTTAACCTATTTGAAACATACCCCACCTTGAGCAGCTTATCCTGAAGCTCCAACAACTCGGCCACATTACCAACATCACAAAAGACTTTAACAACTGCATTGTAGCTTTCAGTATCGTAAACTTGAAATTCATTggcaaagaatttcaataaTGACACAGCTTTATCAACCTTATTTTCCTCACAATACCCATTTATTAATGCCCTGCTTATTTCTACATCAGGTAGAATACCTGAACTAACCATTTCCTCCAACAAACCTTCAGCCTCCAAAGTCCTGTTTACTCTACACAAGCAGCTTATAACAGCTCTATAGGCAACAAGATTCAGTATCATGCTCCTCTTTACCATCTCAGATTTCAAAATTAATGCCTCTTCCACATTATTGAATTTACATAGTGACTCAACCAGTTTATTGTAAGTGTTTATTTTAGGCATATAGCCATCTTGAGATATCCTAAGCAGAAAACTTCTAGCAGCAAATGGTCGACCTTCAATACACAATGCAACTATAAGATAATCATATAAATCTTCAGGAATCTTAATTCTAAATCTCTTAAGCTCCACAACCGTATTCAAGGCTGACAGCAGCTTTCCATCCCTAGCAAATCCTTCAACTATAAGCCGACAGGTGACACTGTCAGGACAAATCCCATTTCCTATCATTTCATGCAACAGTGATCTACACATTTGCATCTTGCCTTCTCTGCAATAACCAGACACAAGAGTATTATATGACACAACGTCTGGATCAATCCCTCTGTGAACCATCTGATGAAAAAGTTGATGAGCCTCCTTGACCTTCCCTTCTTCGCAAAGGCCATTCATCAAGACCGTGTGTGTAATCAAATTAGGCATCACGCCTCTAATGTACATGATCTTGTACAGGTAAAATGCATCCTCCAACCTCCTCTTCTTACAATAGCTATTAACGAGCGTGTTATATGTGACCAAGTCAGGTTCAAATCCTTCTTCCTCCATCTTATCCAGGAATCTGGTCACCTTATCAGTATCTCCATCTTTGCACAAAACATGGGTCATAATATTGAAAGTATAAGCATTCCTATGTATTCCAAGTCTTCCCATCTCCTCATACACTGCCCAACACTGACCAATATAATTAAACCTAGACAACCCACTCAGCAGACAATTGCAAGCAATCACATTGGGGATAAAACAAGCCTCAATGTTCCTCCTAAAAGTAGCCAAACCCTTCTCAACCATACCAGCCTTCACATAAGCCTTGATAAGCATATCAAAGATCGCAGGGTTCCAATTACAATCCTCAGTACACTCCACGAGATTCTCATAAATGCCATCATTTGGAGGAACACAAACACCCTCAACCTCAACCAATTGTATCAACTCAGACAACAAGTTCATGGCATGAGAGAACACTCTAGACCAAGCAAGTATGTGAACAATTACACAATAGTTGTGCAGAGTTGGTGTGATGTTCAAATCATTTTTGACCCAATTGAAGAAGGTAAGAACTGAAGAGTGATCAGACTGGCATCTGAGAAGGATCCTTGAGATTTCATGGGGACCCATGTGGGGGAGAATTCCTTTGATGTCATTATTACTACTATGGAGAAGGGAAAGGTTGGAACTTTTGTGTTTGAGGATGGAAGAGATGAGGTTGACGATGTTATTGGGGTTCTGGGTAGGAGGAAGGAGATTGTAAAAGGGGCTCAAAGTGGATTTGGAGTGAGAATCGTGAAGAGCGAttagagaagaagatgaagaaaagaACATAGATTGTGACAGTGTGGGAACATAGATTGAAGGTCGACGAATCATGTTgatgagaagagagagagagagaacaacGTACCAGGTTTGCGTGAAGAAGTGAAAATGTTAGTCTGTCTCAAGGCTCAGCGGTGCTTCTTCACGTTAAATTTtgaatatcaaattttttactAGCCTTGATAAAATGTTCATTATTATGAATTTGATTTGTTCttcaatatgaaattttatcaCACTAAAAATCTtgttaacaaataacaaaattttaattaaattgaaacaatCTTACAAATGATTTGgtgatatatgaaaaaaaatactctctTTTGATTAAGGAagccttttttatatataaaaaaagtcaagacttttcattaatttttatttttatattaattaaaaagtcatttatcaaataattaaataatattttttgaaataaattttttagtagtttatagtattttttatatcttatttGAAGTAACATCAAAACAttagcttcaatttttttatatttatttctcttttccttaaatatttattagattttttttatttttttataggtaaaattttatcatttttatcttctatgtaattttatattttttaactacttctaaagataattttcaaatacttataatttaataagataatatttttaattattaattaacttttcagttaattttattaaacataacctaagatagaaaaaaaaataccctaAGTTatgtatgtaaaaaatatttgttaagaaatatcaattctttaaataatatatatcaatatttaaaaaaattaacctaaaactTAACCTTACTCTCAACTAAGAAATACTCTGGGTTGgccttattcattttttatgagCATCAATGGAGGACCTACAGTCACGTGAGCATGTACACTTGCaccctcattttttaaaattcatcaaatttataaataaaatcttatatttttatattttattttatctatatttatataattaaatccagttattttagtttttataatttgtatccAATCATGTCTCAACACAATTTCACATATAATCATGATCATAAACATGTTCTTCATTACTCAACTTCTaactttatataataatttcattgagaaataaaatttattttggcaATTCTACATTTTGAAAAGGTTAATTTTCAACTCTAGATTAACATATGCCCTTAGAATTTTATACTTTCgtatcaaatataagaaaataaaatatttttcttggttttaaatgtaattttttgttaatttaattttatttaatgttattatctttagaacactttgttttgaggttTTAGTTcgtgtttttatttctaatatcaAGTTTTAATGAAGGATTAGTTAGGAAAAAATATCTTTCTAtctaaaattaatgtaattaaacataggtaatttttttagttagcttaaatcaattttttttcttatatttgtaaTCGGACGGAATATATAATTACGTCTCTCGTGAAGGCACTCAAACTAACTTCGGCACTTGTACCAAAAAAACTATACTTcagcataaataaataaatctttgaATTAATCTTTACAATATTACAACTTTGACATATTAGATTTATAAACTTCAttgttttttgtgtgtgtatgaaTCGGCGATATTCTTCTAGTTAGAAACTAATCCCTTgacataaaataatcaaaataaatcttaaaaaaatctacTATTTATCAACTGTTAGATCTTGTTGGTtatataaactttatttttaacttaaaaaacttAATGTCACCACATTCGTCCAAATTAAAAACtaagttaaaaaaacaaaataaattcatttgagTGATTCAGTgacaaaaatcttttaaaaaaaattaatgtactaGTAAACCGatatttgaaagatttattaaaaaaaaaaaaacctttttcaatAGTTTGC
This genomic interval from Glycine max cultivar Williams 82 chromosome 5, Glycine_max_v4.0, whole genome shotgun sequence contains the following:
- the LOC100776934 gene encoding pentatricopeptide repeat-containing protein At5g40400, translating into MIRRPSIYVPTLSQSMFFSSSSSLIALHDSHSKSTLSPFYNLLPPTQNPNNIVNLISSILKHKSSNLSLLHSSNNDIKGILPHMGPHEISRILLRCQSDHSSVLTFFNWVKNDLNITPTLHNYCVIVHILAWSRVFSHAMNLLSELIQLVEVEGVCVPPNDGIYENLVECTEDCNWNPAIFDMLIKAYVKAGMVEKGLATFRRNIEACFIPNVIACNCLLSGLSRFNYIGQCWAVYEEMGRLGIHRNAYTFNIMTHVLCKDGDTDKVTRFLDKMEEEGFEPDLVTYNTLVNSYCKKRRLEDAFYLYKIMYIRGVMPNLITHTVLMNGLCEEGKVKEAHQLFHQMVHRGIDPDVVSYNTLVSGYCREGKMQMCRSLLHEMIGNGICPDSVTCRLIVEGFARDGKLLSALNTVVELKRFRIKIPEDLYDYLIVALCIEGRPFAARSFLLRISQDGYMPKINTYNKLVESLCKFNNVEEALILKSEMVKRSMILNLVAYRAVISCLCRVNRTLEAEGLLEEMVSSGILPDVEISRALINGYCEENKVDKAVSLLKFFANEFQVYDTESYNAVVKVFCDVGNVAELLELQDKLLKVGYVSNRLTCKYVIHGLQKAMEQDDEMLGHDMLEV